The genomic segment AAAAAGATAAGAAAAAACAGCACGATTTTACCGGTAGGCAGAAGGCTGCTATCTTTTTAGTTAGCTTAGGCAGCGAACTTTCGGCCGAAATTTTTAAGCACCTGCGGGAAGACGATATAGAGAAACTGACCTTTGAGATAGCCCGCCTCGAAAAAATTGAGCCCGAAGTGCGCGATATGGTGCTGGAAGAGTTTCAGGAATTAATGCTGGCGCAGGAGTTTATCTCTAGCGGCGGTATCGATTATGCCCGCGAGCTGCTCGAAAAAAGTTTGGGTAACCAAAAGGCCATCGATATTATTAACCGGCTTACCAGCAGTTTAAAGACAAGGCCGTTCGATTTTATTAGGCGCACCGACCCTGCGCACCTTTTAAACTTTATCCAGCAAGAGCACCCGCAAACAATTTCGCTTATTTTGGCTTATCTCGAGCCGCAAAAGGCCAGCCAAATACTTGGCCAGCTGCCCGAAGAAAAACAAAGTGATGTGGCCCGCCGTATTGCCACGATGGACCGCACCAGCCCCGAAGTTATCCGTGAGGTAGAACGGGTTTTAGAAAAGAAATTATCCAGCTTAAGCAGCGAAGATTACACGGCGGCCGGCGGTGTTAAATCTATCGTAGATATTTTAAACTTAGTAGACCGTACCACCGAAAAAAATATTATTGAAGCCCTTGACGAAGAAGACCCCGATTTGGCCGAAGAAATTAAAAAACTTATGTTTGTGTTCGAGGATATTGTCTTGCTTGACGACCGCGCCATTCAAAAGGTGCTTCGCAGTGTAGAAAGCCAAGAGCTGGCCAAAGCTTTAAAGAGTGTCGATAGTGATGTGCAAGAAAAAATTTACCGCAATATGAGTAAACGGGCGGCGGCGCTGTTAAAAGAAGATATGGGTTATTTAGGGCCAACCCGCCGTAAAGACGTGGAAGAAGCCCAGCAAAAAATTGTGTCGATTATCCGTAAGTTAGAAGAGCAAGGCGAGGTAGTTATTGCCCGCGGTGATGAAGAAAACGATGTACTTGTCTAAGAGCTTACATAAAAGGGAAACAAATGGCTAAAAATATTTTTCACCCCAGAGATATTATTCAGGATAACACGGTGGCTTACATCAGCGCTCCCTCTTTTGGCGGCGGGCTGGCTTATGATAGCGGAGCAGCCGTACGTGATGATTTACCGTCTGCCGACGATTTGCACCAAGAGGCCGAAGCTATCTTAGAAAAAGCTCGGCAAGAGGCTTTAGCTATTGTGGCCAAAGCCCAAAGCGAGGCTACCGAGATAGTAAATAAAGCCGGTGAGAATGCCCGCAGTATGGCCGAACAAACTAAAGATGATTTAGCCAGCGCCCGGGCTAACTTTGCTCAAGAACACGAAGCGGTGCTGGAAAAAGCGGCCGGCGAGGCCGAGCTTTTAAAGGCTAACGCTTTAGCGGAAGTGGAAAGAATTAAAACCAACGCTCATAAAGAGGGCGAACAAGATGGTTACGAGGCCGGCTACGATAAAGGTTACGAAGAAGTTAGCCGTTTAGTAACTAGGCTGCACACCATTATTAACCGTACGGTAGATAAACGTAACGTTATTTTAGGCGAAGTTGAAAGCCAAGTGATAGAGTTAACGTTACTTATGGTACGTAAAATTGTTAAGGTGCTGGCCGAAAATCAAAAAGGCATAGTGGTGAGCAATATTATAGAGGCCCTGCGCAAATTAAAAATTAAAAGCGATGTGGTGGTTAGGGTAAATATGGACGACCTCGAGCTGGCCACGCAGCGCAGTGAAGTTTTTGTGCGCGAGATTGAAGGCGATGGCAAGCTAAGTTTTATCGAAGACAACAGTATCGAAAAGGGCGGCTGTATTATCGAAACCGATTTCGGCCAGATAGATGCGCGTATCTCCAGCCAGTTAAGCGAGATAGAAAACCGTATCCGCGATTTAATGCCGATAAACGTTCGTCCCGCTGCCATCGATTAAGAGGGAGCTATGAGCAAAGAGCAAAGCGGCCTTAATTTATTAAAACGCTATAACGATTATCTAGAAGATTTTAA from the Spirochaetaceae bacterium genome contains:
- the fliG gene encoding flagellar motor switch protein FliG yields the protein MSAELKKDKKKQHDFTGRQKAAIFLVSLGSELSAEIFKHLREDDIEKLTFEIARLEKIEPEVRDMVLEEFQELMLAQEFISSGGIDYARELLEKSLGNQKAIDIINRLTSSLKTRPFDFIRRTDPAHLLNFIQQEHPQTISLILAYLEPQKASQILGQLPEEKQSDVARRIATMDRTSPEVIREVERVLEKKLSSLSSEDYTAAGGVKSIVDILNLVDRTTEKNIIEALDEEDPDLAEEIKKLMFVFEDIVLLDDRAIQKVLRSVESQELAKALKSVDSDVQEKIYRNMSKRAAALLKEDMGYLGPTRRKDVEEAQQKIVSIIRKLEEQGEVVIARGDEENDVLV
- a CDS encoding FliH/SctL family protein, which codes for MAKNIFHPRDIIQDNTVAYISAPSFGGGLAYDSGAAVRDDLPSADDLHQEAEAILEKARQEALAIVAKAQSEATEIVNKAGENARSMAEQTKDDLASARANFAQEHEAVLEKAAGEAELLKANALAEVERIKTNAHKEGEQDGYEAGYDKGYEEVSRLVTRLHTIINRTVDKRNVILGEVESQVIELTLLMVRKIVKVLAENQKGIVVSNIIEALRKLKIKSDVVVRVNMDDLELATQRSEVFVREIEGDGKLSFIEDNSIEKGGCIIETDFGQIDARISSQLSEIENRIRDLMPINVRPAAID